The following are encoded together in the Citrus sinensis cultivar Valencia sweet orange chromosome 1, DVS_A1.0, whole genome shotgun sequence genome:
- the LOC127903714 gene encoding uncharacterized protein LOC127903714 gives MPARGDVHDSRAVQLVDQSLAYRQYTPLKISMEELYERIEGRGLLYPPAPITKPTHRRDKSRFCKFYDTHGHTISQCRDLKIQVEDLVRNRYLDEYVDGMSPIIESQYPQDVGVERDLEREQPTIRVIAGGPTLAGDSNRARKNYRRYAMTGKEVLLNLPAAKKARVLQVPIMWTEDDEEGILYPHEDALVIKALVAGTELR, from the coding sequence ATGCCAGCCCGAGGTGACGTTCATGATAGCCGAGCAGTTCAGCTGGTAGACCAGAGCTTGGCATATAGACAATACACTCCATTAAAAATCTCCATGGAGGAATTGTATGAGAGGATCGAGGGACGAGGCCTGCTATACCCTCCAGCCCCAATAACAAAACCGACTCACCGACGGGATAAGAGCAGATTCTGCAAGTTCTACGACACTCACGGTCACACTATCAGCCAATGTCGGGACCTGAAAATTCAGGTGGAGGATTTAGTGAGGAACCGTTACTTGGACGAGTATGTAGATGGAATGTCCCCTATCATAGAATCACAGTACCCACAGGATGTAGGAGTTGAGAGGGATCTGGAACGTGAACAGCCAACCATCCGTGTGATAGCAGGAGGGCCAACATTGGCCGGGGACTCGAACAGAGCACGGAAGAACTATAGGAGATACGCCATGACTGGCAAAGAGGTGCTTTTAAATTTGCCAGCGGCCAAGAAGGCAAGAGTGCTGCAAGTTCCCATTATGTGGACGGAGGATGACGAAGAGGGCATTCTATATCCTCATGAGGATGCACTGGTGATTAAGGCATTGGTGGCTGGTACAGAATTGCGGTGA